GCCCCACCAAACCGGAACGCCCCACAGGCGACACCGGCTGCGGTCCGCGCTACTCGCTGCAATCCCTCACGCGGAATCAGGGGCGACAGCGCCAATTCTTCTTGCAGTCCTCGCCATGATCACGGCAATTTTTTCCACAGCCTGCGGAGCCGACCGCACGAGTCAGTATCCGCCCCGTCTGGCCGTGGCAACGAGGGGAACCGCCGGGCCTCTTTCCCTCCGGGGGCTGTCTTCCTGCGCTGCCTCTGATCAACCCTGCTGCTCATTTTTCCGAATATGTACATGGACCTGATTGGTATCGGTCTCCCGGGACTGGCTGTGTTGAGGCAGGTGCTCCTGGTTCCAGCGACCTGGCGAGTCGAGGCAGAGAAGGCGATTCTCCGATAGTGTGGCGCTAACGGGCCCCACCAGGGCCCTTACTCTGTTCCCGGCAGGGGGCAGATAAGCCCCTGATCCTCGATCTCCCGCAGCCGCCCGGGCCCAATTCCGGGAACATCCAGAAGATCCTGCCGTGAGGTAAAGGGGCGACGCTCCATAATCTGTCGGGCCCTGGTATCGCTGATATGAATGAGGCGGGAGAGTTCCTCTATGGTGGCGGTGTTTATGTCGATGCACAAGGGCGGGGTAGTTTCTCCTGCTGTGAGGGAGGTGGCTATCTTCCAGGACGAGCCGTCGCTGGTAATTACCAGAGTCCCCCCTGTGTTGGTACCGTAGATCTCGGCCTCAAGGTATCGGTCTACCCGGAGCAGAACTTCCCTGTGGGGATGGCCGTAGCGGTTGTCCCGGCCAGCCTGGTAGAAAACCAGTTCGGGAGACACGGCCTTCAGAAAGGCCCTGCTCGATGAGGTCCGTGACCCGTGGTGGCCCAGCTGGAGCACTGTGGCTGCCAGAGGAATTCCGCTGGCCAGGAGCCGGTTCTCGGCATGGATTTCGGCGTCCCCGGTGATGAGGATCGAAAAATCCCCGAAATCGGCGCGGAGAACAATGTTTTTGTTGTGCAGGTGTCCGGAATAGTCTGCGGCTGATCGTTCGGGGTGCAGGACGGTGATGATCAGCTCTCCAAACCGGATGAGTTCTCCCCGAAGTGGTTCCTGGTAGACCGCCGAAGATTCCAGGACTGCCTCAAGAAAGCGCTCGAAGGTCCGGGTGGTGTGGGTCTGTCCGTTATACCAGATTCGGTCCACCTGAAATTGTTCAAGGATGGCAGGAAAGCCACCGATGTGGTCGGCGTGTGCGTGGGTTGCCACCGCCAGATCAAGCCGCTGGACCCCTCGGTTATTCAGGTAGGCGGCTGCAGTTCCGTCGATTCCTGCATCAACCAGAATGGCTGCGGTCTCTGTTCGCAGGAGGACCGCTTCGCCCTGACCGACATCGATACAATGAATCTCCAGAAGGGGGGGCACCAGCCCTGTTGCGGGTGCGGCCCCGTCGCTCAGGGCCGGGGGCGGGTGAAGAAGGGCCCCCAGCATCAGCCCAAGGGTCACGACGAGGCTCAGGGCTCGTTGCAGGGGGCTCTTCATCGTCAGGGGTTCCTCGATCGAAGTTTGTCCAGTTTGGATCGGATGCGGTTGCGGGCATCCCCGGTGCGGATATGGTCACAGGCGAAGGAGAGGGTCGAGGTTTCTCCTTCTGTCGTGCAGGAGAGGGTCAGAACCGTTCCTTCCCTGGCCTTGGCGGGGAGCCATGCGGCGGGAATCTCGTAGCAGATGCCACGGGCGGTCTCAATCCGTGCTGTTTCCCGGGAGATGGCGTCTACCGTAATGAGGGTCTCCGGTTCGTCCATATCCAAGAGTACCATGGAACGAGGGAAGGAGGGAAATCTTTCCGAAGCTGGGGAGCGTGCTAAAGGATGATCCCAGGGTGATAGGGGGGAGGAGTGTAGTGCCTTCCCGCCGGGGCTGGCTGCCGCCTGGTATCCCGGGAGCAGGGAGAGCAGCCAGAGGGCAGAGACGACGCAGAGGGTGTAACTCGGTTGTGCGGGCATAGGGCCTCCTGCAAGGCTGGTACAGCCCAAAGAGTCCCCGTGCTTGAGTTCAGGGTGACCAGCGAGGCCGGAAGCAGTCCGGGGGGGGTGCCATAATTGTGATCCAATCCCGAGCATGTCAAAAGTGGAACTAATGAATTATCTGGGAAACTGCTGATGGATCACCCCCGGGGCATGCGCCGCTCCGAGATCGCCCAGCGCTTTGGGGTGCACCACAGCATCGTGGGCGGAATACTTCAGTCAGGCGCGGTGTTGTTGGGAAGAATGGGGCGCGGCCGACGGGCCTTCCAGCCCCATCCCCGGCAAACTCACAGGCGCCCCGAGAAGGGGTGCTAGGTTGATCGCTCGAGATCCCCGATCTCCTGCTCGGAAAGGCCGGTGATCTCGGCGATGTCGGAAAGGGGGAACCCGCGTTTCAGCATCTTCAGGGCATCTTCACGAGCCTTCTGTTGTATGCCCTGCTGCATGCCCTGTTGCATGCCCTGCTGCATGCCCTGCTGCATACCTTCTTGTATGCCCTCTTCCTTGCCGCGTTGCTCGGCGCTGCGTAACCGCGAACTGACATCGCGTTGCCATTTCTCACGCGCCTCGGCGATGTCCATAAGCTCGTCGTCGGCAGTAAAGGTGCGGTAGACTCTGTGGGCCTTGCCCAGAGCAGGGTT
This genomic window from Alkalispirochaeta americana contains:
- a CDS encoding MBL fold metallo-hydrolase — encoded protein: MKSPLQRALSLVVTLGLMLGALLHPPPALSDGAAPATGLVPPLLEIHCIDVGQGEAVLLRTETAAILVDAGIDGTAAAYLNNRGVQRLDLAVATHAHADHIGGFPAILEQFQVDRIWYNGQTHTTRTFERFLEAVLESSAVYQEPLRGELIRFGELIITVLHPERSAADYSGHLHNKNIVLRADFGDFSILITGDAEIHAENRLLASGIPLAATVLQLGHHGSRTSSSRAFLKAVSPELVFYQAGRDNRYGHPHREVLLRVDRYLEAEIYGTNTGGTLVITSDGSSWKIATSLTAGETTPPLCIDINTATIEELSRLIHISDTRARQIMERRPFTSRQDLLDVPGIGPGRLREIEDQGLICPLPGTE
- a CDS encoding DUF3006 domain-containing protein — translated: MPAQPSYTLCVVSALWLLSLLPGYQAAASPGGKALHSSPLSPWDHPLARSPASERFPSFPRSMVLLDMDEPETLITVDAISRETARIETARGICYEIPAAWLPAKAREGTVLTLSCTTEGETSTLSFACDHIRTGDARNRIRSKLDKLRSRNP
- a CDS encoding Rpn family recombination-promoting nuclease/putative transposase — encoded protein: MSLPGMGLEGPSAAPPITEADAPEYVLSDHLQIHFIELPKNHLKSTGDVKDKLDTWCYYFEHEGTVEEEDMTLLLKDNPALGKAHRVYRTFTADDELMDIAEAREKWQRDVSSRLRSAEQRGKEEGIQEGMQQGMQQGMQQGMQQGIQQKAREDALKMLKRGFPLSDIAEITGLSEQEIGDLERST